One window from the genome of Pseudomonas sp. L5B5 encodes:
- a CDS encoding carbohydrate porin — MNAFPALCPLLAALLLPLPCLAQTPPEPRSGPLAGLGDDLAGHGITPHIQFLSLSMKNLDTGPRPHSFGNSGDLFVGADIDLATFAGLDGAALHVEQTLFILDHETGVPTSRNWQGAAGSYFGGAPIHNDLTSNQLSLLTYQQTWLDGQVDLSLGRTNARRYFYIYNCESTVTCNDPIIDASTGILPPPYGAWGSYLKYQLAPQWYVHGGAFESNPVDYLKHRKGLDFSTDDASGTSLLLGLGSQQRDGYGFHYELNGYYNTSKQVDPLTGAKTFGTGGAFFKFQQALWRADAGSGSAPQALLLFGSLSAAADAKQPFSRFAEAGLTYLAPFDRPRDKLNLKASYLRLNDHQLRFQQQARIASGGDAHLGERNVYALEANAHIALTRQLALEPSLQYLINPDNFYNPQARELSGNGFVVGLQVTLDVGSLLGL; from the coding sequence ATGAACGCATTCCCTGCGCTATGCCCGCTGCTGGCTGCCTTGCTGCTGCCCCTGCCCTGCCTAGCCCAAACCCCGCCCGAGCCGCGCAGCGGGCCACTGGCCGGGTTGGGCGACGACCTGGCCGGGCATGGCATCACCCCGCATATCCAGTTCCTCAGCCTGTCGATGAAAAACCTCGACACCGGCCCCCGGCCCCACAGTTTCGGCAACAGCGGCGACCTGTTCGTCGGGGCCGATATCGACCTTGCAACCTTCGCCGGCCTGGACGGGGCGGCCCTGCATGTCGAACAGACGCTGTTCATCCTCGATCATGAAACCGGCGTGCCCACCTCGCGCAATTGGCAAGGGGCCGCCGGCAGCTACTTCGGCGGCGCGCCGATCCACAACGACCTGACCAGCAACCAGTTGAGCCTGCTGACCTACCAGCAGACCTGGCTCGACGGCCAGGTCGACCTGAGCCTGGGGCGCACCAATGCCCGGCGCTACTTCTACATCTACAACTGCGAAAGCACGGTGACCTGCAACGACCCGATCATCGACGCCTCCACCGGCATCCTGCCGCCGCCCTACGGCGCCTGGGGTAGCTACTTGAAGTACCAACTGGCACCCCAGTGGTACGTGCATGGCGGCGCCTTCGAATCCAACCCGGTGGACTATCTCAAGCACCGCAAGGGCCTGGACTTCAGTACCGACGATGCCAGCGGCACCAGCCTGTTGCTCGGGCTCGGCAGCCAGCAGCGCGATGGCTATGGTTTTCATTACGAGCTAAATGGCTACTACAACACCTCCAAGCAGGTGGACCCGCTGACGGGGGCCAAGACCTTCGGCACCGGCGGCGCCTTCTTCAAGTTCCAGCAAGCGCTGTGGCGCGCCGACGCCGGCTCGGGCAGCGCCCCACAAGCCTTGCTGCTGTTCGGCTCGCTGTCGGCGGCGGCCGATGCCAAGCAACCCTTCAGCCGCTTCGCCGAGGCCGGGTTGACCTACCTCGCGCCCTTCGACCGGCCCCGGGACAAGCTCAACCTCAAGGCCAGCTACCTGCGCCTGAACGATCACCAGCTGCGCTTCCAGCAGCAGGCACGCATCGCCAGCGGCGGCGATGCGCACCTGGGCGAGCGCAATGTCTATGCCCTGGAAGCCAATGCCCACATCGCCCTGACCCGGCAACTGGCCCTGGAGCCCAGCCTCCAGTACCTGATCAATCCGGACAATTTCTACAACCCGCAAGCCCGCGAGCTGAGCGGCAACGGTTTTGTCGTCGGCCTGCAAGTGACCCTCGACGTCGGCTCGCTGCTGGGGCTCTGA
- a CDS encoding 2,3-butanediol dehydrogenase: MNALRWHAARDLRLSQVQTRKPGLGEVLLQVAYCGICGSDLHEYADGPHSIPQQQAHPLSGCRAPLTLGHEFCGQVLALGPGVDPGLLGQRVAVEPEYRCGQCRYCQEGQYNLCDSMGFIGLMGDGGFAEQALVPAYMLHRLPDSVGFRQAALLEPAAVACHALNQSSLQPGASCAVFGLGPIGLLLVLLARLRGVERIYAVDLDPARRQLALELGATQALDGAAPDLRQRLRQLSDGGLDSIFEAAGSQQTLDHALHSLRKGGEVVLVGLMGQVQFDAFHLVNNELRLLSSVGYRDVYPQLLELLASKRLDLSRLVSRCLPLEQAVQHGFEVLLQDKRQIKVLVNPTPALAEA; this comes from the coding sequence ATGAACGCACTGCGTTGGCATGCCGCCCGCGACCTGCGCCTGAGCCAGGTACAGACCCGCAAGCCCGGCCTCGGCGAGGTGCTGCTGCAGGTCGCCTATTGCGGCATCTGCGGCAGTGACCTGCACGAATACGCCGACGGCCCGCACTCCATCCCCCAGCAGCAGGCGCATCCGCTGTCCGGTTGCCGGGCACCATTGACCCTGGGCCACGAGTTTTGCGGCCAGGTACTGGCCCTGGGCCCCGGGGTCGATCCCGGGTTGCTGGGGCAGCGGGTAGCCGTGGAGCCGGAATACCGTTGCGGCCAGTGCCGGTATTGCCAGGAGGGCCAGTACAACCTCTGTGACTCCATGGGCTTCATCGGCCTGATGGGCGACGGCGGTTTTGCCGAACAGGCGCTGGTGCCCGCCTACATGCTGCACCGGCTGCCCGATAGCGTCGGCTTCCGCCAGGCGGCGTTGCTGGAGCCGGCGGCCGTGGCCTGCCACGCCTTGAACCAGAGCAGCCTGCAACCTGGCGCCAGCTGCGCGGTGTTCGGCCTGGGGCCGATCGGCCTGCTGCTGGTACTGCTGGCCCGGCTCCGGGGGGTGGAGCGCATCTACGCCGTGGACCTGGACCCCGCACGCCGGCAACTGGCCCTGGAGCTGGGGGCCACCCAAGCCCTGGATGGCGCCGCACCCGACCTGCGCCAGCGCCTGCGGCAACTGAGCGACGGCGGGCTGGACAGCATCTTCGAAGCGGCCGGTAGCCAGCAGACCCTGGACCATGCCCTGCACAGCCTGCGCAAGGGCGGCGAAGTGGTGCTGGTGGGACTGATGGGCCAGGTGCAGTTCGATGCCTTCCACCTGGTCAACAACGAGCTGCGGCTGCTCAGCAGCGTTGGCTATCGCGACGTCTATCCGCAGTTGCTGGAGCTGCTGGCCAGTAAACGCCTGGACCTGTCCCGGCTGGTCAGCCGCTGCCTGCCCCTGGAGCAGGCGGTGCAACACGGCTTCGAGGTCCTGCTGCAGGACAAGCGCCAGATCAAGGTGCTGGTCAACCCGACACCCGCCCTGGCCGAGGCCTGA
- a CDS encoding MFS transporter, whose amino-acid sequence MAYKNNKASYENTLLGVLFLTFGFVFFDRLALSFLFPFMADELQLSNRHLGLLSSVLALAWAVSGALVGAWSDRRGRRKPLLIVAVLLFSLCSALSGLVTGFLSLLLFRAIMGLAEGPILPLSQSLMVEASSPHRRGLNMGLLQGSAAGLLGAVIGPPVLVALAEAYGWRHAFIISLVPGLLIALLIWRYVQPDAPSRTTPAPGPSGNGVSRLALLKSRNILLCTLISCFFLTWFIVLISFTPTFLVKVRGYSPASMGTVMSCLGGAWVLWGFGVPAISDRIGRRPTLVLFSLVSACCPLALLFAPTPWMLGVLMLLTYTGLGCFTLFMATIPAETVPREVMATALGLIMGIGELVGGFVAPTLAGFAADRFGLSIVMWMSCAGAVLAAALALLLKETAPAVLARRQTTMAPQPSLQGERP is encoded by the coding sequence ATGGCTTATAAAAACAACAAGGCCAGCTACGAGAACACTTTGCTGGGGGTGCTGTTCCTGACCTTCGGTTTCGTGTTTTTCGACCGCCTGGCGCTGTCCTTCCTGTTCCCTTTCATGGCCGACGAGTTGCAACTGAGCAATCGCCACCTGGGCCTGCTGTCGTCGGTGCTGGCCCTGGCCTGGGCGGTTTCCGGGGCGCTGGTGGGGGCCTGGTCCGACCGGCGCGGGCGGCGCAAGCCGCTTTTGATCGTCGCGGTGCTGCTGTTCTCGCTGTGCTCGGCGCTGTCGGGGCTGGTCACCGGTTTTCTCAGCCTGCTGCTGTTTCGCGCCATCATGGGGCTGGCCGAAGGGCCGATCCTGCCGCTGTCGCAATCGCTGATGGTAGAAGCTTCCTCGCCCCACCGCCGGGGCCTGAACATGGGCCTGCTGCAAGGCTCGGCCGCCGGCCTGCTGGGTGCGGTGATCGGTCCGCCGGTGCTGGTGGCCCTGGCCGAGGCCTACGGCTGGCGCCATGCGTTCATCATCTCGCTGGTGCCCGGCTTGCTGATCGCCCTGCTGATCTGGCGCTACGTCCAGCCGGATGCGCCCAGCCGCACAACACCTGCACCGGGCCCGAGCGGCAACGGCGTCAGTCGGCTGGCGTTGCTCAAGAGCCGCAACATCCTGCTGTGCACCTTGATCAGTTGTTTCTTCCTGACCTGGTTCATCGTGCTGATTTCCTTCACCCCGACCTTCCTGGTCAAGGTCCGCGGCTACAGTCCGGCCAGCATGGGCACGGTGATGAGCTGCCTGGGCGGCGCCTGGGTGCTGTGGGGCTTCGGCGTACCGGCCATTTCCGACCGCATCGGCCGGCGCCCGACCCTGGTGCTGTTCTCGCTGGTCTCGGCCTGTTGTCCGCTGGCCCTGCTGTTCGCGCCCACGCCGTGGATGCTCGGGGTGCTGATGCTGCTGACCTACACCGGGCTGGGCTGCTTCACCCTGTTCATGGCCACCATTCCGGCGGAAACGGTGCCACGAGAAGTCATGGCCACCGCCCTGGGCCTGATCATGGGCATCGGCGAGCTGGTGGGTGGATTCGTCGCCCCGACCCTCGCCGGTTTCGCCGCCGACCGCTTCGGTTTGTCGATCGTCATGTGGATGTCCTGCGCCGGCGCCGTACTGGCCGCCGCATTGGCGCTGCTGCTCAAGGAAACCGCGCCAGCGGTGCTGGCCCGGCGCCAGACCACCATGGCCCCGCAACCGTCCCTGCAAGGAGAACGACCATGA
- a CDS encoding 2,4'-dihydroxyacetophenone dioxygenase family protein, giving the protein MPEAATREFWKDLLPIANCFKPDAKPEVYLPNAASDDLSLYVPFTETVSSRPLWISPSENRWCDILMARSAGLVNRHYHPHEVFAYTLSGKWGYLEHDWTATAGDFVYETPGEGHTLVAYEHEQPMRVFFIVKGPLIWLDEQGEPDGYFDVHSYIALCRAHYEKIGLGAAHIDTLFR; this is encoded by the coding sequence ATGCCTGAAGCCGCCACCCGAGAGTTCTGGAAAGACCTGCTGCCCATCGCCAACTGCTTCAAGCCCGACGCCAAGCCCGAGGTCTACCTGCCCAACGCCGCCAGCGACGACCTGAGCCTGTACGTGCCCTTCACCGAGACCGTGTCCTCGCGGCCGCTGTGGATCTCCCCCAGCGAGAACCGCTGGTGCGACATCCTCATGGCCCGCAGCGCCGGGCTGGTCAATCGCCACTACCACCCCCACGAAGTCTTCGCCTACACGCTGTCCGGCAAGTGGGGCTACCTGGAACACGACTGGACGGCCACCGCCGGCGACTTCGTCTACGAGACCCCGGGCGAGGGTCACACCCTGGTGGCCTACGAACATGAGCAGCCGATGCGCGTGTTCTTCATCGTCAAGGGCCCGCTGATCTGGCTCGACGAACAGGGCGAGCCCGACGGTTACTTCGACGTGCATTCCTACATCGCCCTGTGCCGCGCGCACTACGAAAAGATCGGCCTGGGCGCGGCCCATATCGACACCCTGTTTCGCTGA
- a CDS encoding helix-turn-helix domain-containing protein, translated as MSPCALLETRHASTQAVDQDLRLAFWEDYNASTLVGLKCNSYAESGFTARQDNLQLSAMRLARIVGNEHVVERDSSMIRGVPKESIFVSLVTGSGSFFYQGGACQVLAPGELMVYRTDKPYLFGFSGAMRQFIFDISQEQFARRCLRRFDQPLKIGVEGGAQRLLLRTLAERTRGFFQQPLCGQAEDYQEQAFELLASLIAGQVEQRPINALSASYLLAAKQYIQEHLADPQLSCERVAAQTGVSVRHLARLFALEDQVPSRFILEKRLQQAHQLLCSPQGAGLDISEIAYRHGFASQAHFARAFKARYQRTASEARRYGPSDA; from the coding sequence ATGTCTCCATGCGCCTTGCTCGAAACCCGCCACGCCAGCACCCAGGCCGTCGACCAGGACCTGCGCCTGGCGTTCTGGGAGGACTACAACGCCAGCACCCTGGTGGGGCTCAAGTGCAACTCCTACGCCGAGAGCGGCTTCACCGCCCGCCAGGACAACCTGCAATTGAGCGCCATGCGCCTGGCCCGCATCGTCGGCAACGAACATGTGGTGGAGCGTGACAGCTCGATGATCCGCGGGGTGCCCAAGGAATCGATCTTCGTCTCCCTGGTCACCGGCAGCGGCTCGTTCTTCTACCAGGGCGGTGCCTGCCAGGTGCTGGCGCCGGGGGAGCTGATGGTCTATCGCACCGACAAGCCCTACCTGTTCGGTTTCTCCGGGGCCATGCGCCAGTTCATCTTCGACATTTCCCAGGAACAGTTCGCCCGGCGCTGCCTGCGCCGTTTCGACCAGCCATTGAAGATCGGCGTGGAGGGCGGCGCCCAGCGCCTGCTGTTGCGGACCCTGGCCGAGCGTACCCGGGGGTTCTTCCAGCAGCCCTTGTGCGGCCAGGCCGAGGACTACCAGGAACAGGCCTTCGAGTTGCTGGCCAGCCTGATCGCCGGGCAGGTGGAGCAGCGGCCGATCAATGCTTTGAGCGCTTCCTACCTGTTGGCGGCCAAGCAGTACATTCAGGAGCACCTGGCCGACCCGCAACTGAGTTGCGAGCGGGTAGCGGCGCAGACCGGTGTTTCCGTGCGTCACCTGGCCCGGCTGTTCGCCCTGGAAGACCAGGTGCCCAGCCGCTTCATCCTGGAGAAACGCCTGCAGCAGGCCCACCAACTGTTGTGCAGCCCCCAGGGGGCAGGCCTGGATATCAGCGAGATCGCCTATCGTCATGGCTTTGCCAGCCAGGCCCACTTTGCCCGGGCCTTCAAGGCGCGCTACCAGCGCACGGCCAGCGAAGCTAGGCGCTACGGCCCCTCGGACGCCTGA
- a CDS encoding class II histone deacetylase, with translation MTCKTAFFFDELCLWHSASPHSLTLPVGGWVQPPAAAGHAESPETKRRLKSLMDVSGLTRQLQLRSAEPASDQDLLRVHGAAYLERFKALSDAGGGDLGDQAPVGPGSYEIAKLSAGLAIAAVDAVLSGEADNAYALSRPPGHHCLADQAMGFCFLANIAIAIEVAKARHGLGKVAVVDWDVHHGNGTQAIFEERADVLTLSLHQDGCFPPSYGGDQDRGRGPGLGYNINIPLLPGGGHDAYLQAMQRIVVPALERFGPQLIIVACGYDANAVDPLARMLLHSESFREMTQCLRDTAERLCGGRLVLVHEGGYSEAYVPFCGLATLEALSGIRTEVTDPMLEFVRLQQPKEPALALQRQLLDQQARALQTAAG, from the coding sequence ATGACCTGCAAAACCGCGTTTTTCTTCGATGAACTGTGCCTGTGGCACAGCGCCAGCCCCCACAGCCTGACCCTGCCGGTAGGCGGTTGGGTGCAGCCACCGGCCGCGGCCGGGCATGCCGAGTCGCCGGAAACCAAGCGCCGGCTGAAAAGCCTGATGGATGTCAGCGGGCTGACCCGGCAACTGCAACTGCGCAGCGCCGAACCGGCCAGCGACCAGGACCTGCTGCGGGTCCACGGCGCCGCCTACCTGGAGCGCTTCAAGGCCCTGAGCGATGCCGGCGGCGGCGACCTGGGCGACCAGGCGCCGGTGGGGCCCGGCAGTTATGAAATCGCCAAGTTGTCCGCCGGGCTGGCCATCGCCGCGGTGGATGCGGTGCTCAGCGGCGAGGCCGACAACGCCTACGCCCTGTCCCGGCCACCGGGGCACCACTGCCTGGCCGACCAGGCCATGGGGTTCTGCTTCCTGGCCAACATCGCCATCGCCATCGAGGTCGCCAAGGCCCGCCACGGCCTGGGCAAGGTAGCGGTGGTCGACTGGGACGTGCACCACGGCAATGGCACCCAGGCGATCTTCGAGGAACGGGCCGATGTACTGACCCTGTCCCTGCACCAGGACGGCTGCTTCCCGCCCAGTTATGGCGGTGATCAGGACCGTGGGCGCGGCCCGGGCCTGGGCTACAACATCAACATCCCCCTGCTGCCCGGCGGCGGCCACGATGCCTACCTGCAGGCCATGCAGCGCATCGTGGTGCCGGCGCTGGAGCGCTTCGGGCCACAGTTGATCATCGTCGCCTGCGGCTACGACGCCAACGCCGTGGACCCGCTAGCGCGGATGCTGCTGCACAGCGAGTCGTTTCGCGAAATGACCCAGTGCCTGCGCGATACCGCCGAACGCCTGTGCGGCGGGCGCCTGGTGCTGGTGCACGAGGGCGGTTACTCGGAAGCCTATGTGCCGTTCTGCGGCCTGGCCACCCTGGAGGCATTGTCGGGGATTCGCACCGAGGTCACCGACCCGATGCTGGAGTTCGTGCGCCTGCAACAACCCAAGGAACCGGCCCTGGCCCTGCAACGCCAGTTGCTGGACCAGCAGGCCCGGGCACTGCAGACCGCCGCCGGCTGA
- a CDS encoding MFS transporter — translation MNTRTPALSDTALLAHQPLGRLAAIVLFAAITPAVLLMAPAIAAQLASQWQLSPSQIGDLFSTELGAMSLATLPAIWWLKHLDWRRTALCSALLFIGANLLSMQVHDYSLLLVARFCSALAGGSLMIICLASAAASPNPSRAYGFWVMGQLVLGAVGLSLLPPLFEHFGLGACYLILALLMVGCLPLARCFPAGAEPPLEAATPTPPISWLKAGLGILGILTFYISLSGVWTFIGAIGSQAGLSAQASGDILAIATLMGIIGALCATLFGDRLPGSRLLWLGYGLMAGSVLLLYGQPQLARFALAALVFKFTWTFILPLVLARMAQMDRSGRLMNASNLVISVGLAIGPALAGRLIESSGGFQGLLLAGATFTLLSLALVLGCRPTRS, via the coding sequence ATGAACACCCGCACCCCTGCCCTGAGCGACACCGCCCTCTTGGCCCACCAGCCCCTGGGGCGACTGGCGGCCATCGTCCTGTTCGCCGCCATCACGCCTGCGGTACTGCTGATGGCCCCGGCCATCGCCGCGCAGCTGGCCAGCCAATGGCAGCTGAGCCCGAGCCAGATCGGCGACCTGTTCAGCACCGAACTGGGCGCCATGAGCCTGGCCACCTTGCCCGCCATCTGGTGGCTCAAGCACCTGGACTGGCGCCGCACGGCCCTGTGCAGCGCCCTGCTGTTCATCGGCGCCAACCTGCTGTCGATGCAGGTCCACGACTATTCACTGCTGCTGGTGGCGCGCTTTTGCAGCGCCCTGGCGGGTGGCTCGCTGATGATCATCTGCCTGGCCAGTGCCGCTGCCAGCCCCAACCCCAGTCGTGCCTACGGTTTCTGGGTGATGGGCCAACTGGTACTGGGCGCCGTTGGCCTGAGCCTGCTGCCGCCGCTGTTCGAGCATTTCGGCCTGGGCGCCTGCTACCTGATCCTGGCGCTGCTGATGGTGGGCTGCCTGCCCCTGGCGCGCTGCTTTCCCGCCGGCGCCGAACCGCCGCTGGAGGCCGCCACGCCCACCCCGCCGATCTCCTGGCTCAAGGCCGGCCTGGGCATCCTCGGCATCCTGACCTTCTACATCAGCCTGAGCGGAGTCTGGACGTTCATCGGCGCCATCGGCAGCCAGGCCGGGCTTTCAGCCCAGGCCAGCGGCGACATCCTGGCCATCGCCACCTTGATGGGCATCATCGGCGCCCTGTGCGCCACCCTGTTCGGTGATCGCCTGCCCGGTAGCCGCCTGCTGTGGCTGGGCTATGGCCTGATGGCCGGCTCGGTGCTGTTGCTGTACGGGCAACCGCAACTGGCACGCTTCGCCCTGGCGGCGCTGGTATTCAAGTTCACCTGGACCTTCATCCTGCCGCTGGTCCTGGCGCGCATGGCGCAGATGGATCGCAGCGGGCGGCTGATGAATGCCTCCAACCTGGTGATCAGCGTTGGCCTGGCCATCGGCCCCGCCCTGGCCGGGCGCCTGATCGAAAGCAGCGGCGGCTTCCAGGGCCTGCTGCTGGCCGGCGCCACCTTCACCCTGCTGTCCCTGGCCCTGGTCCTGGGCTGCCGACCGACCCGCTCGTAA
- a CDS encoding transporter produces MTRNLTRTTLALASALASLASQAADLNARDFFGAPVGTSLGVLYLPATRADSFHGPADTTGKADLRVNAMAYRQVFFSDLCATLCTPQFIVPFVDTEAHLPGAAHHSQESGFGDPQVGGTLFFINQPQSRTYSGLLTLITLPVGEYHSRDPGVSPGANRWGATFVYNYTQGLGEKWVLEANLEAQFYGTNNDYLGSDLKQDPLYRLQAFASYDFTPSTFGALRLIHADGGELRIDDRRIDDTHRRYTQAGFELGHWLDSRNQLMFSLSRNVATDNGFAGTDALLRLVHVF; encoded by the coding sequence ATGACCCGCAATCTCACCCGTACCACCCTGGCCCTGGCCAGCGCCCTGGCCAGCCTGGCGTCCCAGGCCGCGGACCTCAACGCCCGGGACTTCTTCGGCGCCCCGGTGGGCACCAGCCTCGGCGTGCTGTACCTGCCCGCCACCCGCGCCGACAGTTTCCACGGCCCGGCCGACACCACCGGCAAGGCCGACCTGCGGGTCAATGCCATGGCCTACCGCCAGGTGTTCTTCAGCGACCTGTGCGCAACCCTCTGCACCCCGCAGTTCATCGTGCCCTTCGTCGACACCGAGGCACACCTGCCCGGCGCCGCGCACCACAGCCAGGAGAGCGGGTTCGGCGACCCGCAGGTGGGCGGCACGCTGTTCTTCATCAACCAACCGCAAAGTCGCACCTACAGCGGCTTGCTGACCCTGATCACGCTGCCGGTAGGCGAGTACCACAGCCGCGATCCGGGAGTGTCGCCAGGGGCCAATCGCTGGGGCGCCACCTTCGTCTACAACTACACCCAGGGCCTGGGCGAGAAGTGGGTCCTGGAGGCCAATCTCGAGGCCCAGTTCTACGGCACCAACAACGACTACCTGGGCAGCGACCTCAAGCAAGACCCGCTGTACCGCCTGCAAGCCTTCGCCTCCTACGACTTCACTCCCAGCACCTTTGGCGCCCTGCGGCTGATTCACGCCGACGGCGGCGAACTGCGCATCGACGACCGGCGCATCGACGACACCCACCGACGCTACACCCAGGCCGGTTTCGAGCTCGGCCACTGGCTGGACTCGCGCAACCAGCTGATGTTCAGCCTGTCGCGCAATGTCGCCACCGACAACGGTTTCGCCGGCACCGACGCGCTGTTGCGCCTGGTCCATGTGTTCTGA
- a CDS encoding helix-turn-helix transcriptional regulator yields the protein MSRSQAPSSGRLQAFSELVLALQQLAQNKDIEHLHPHALARIARLLPFDSAWWGRSALVDGIPDEHSCYLYRLPPSYLPDWQSIRHVDVTVRRVHQVPGRAVIVDMADPDNGAGLNWLGRLYNIGELLCVVHTDPHTHLSSHLALYRQPGAPRFNDDDRELLDNLMLHLVAAVSANQIRTLVATREQLTRPRNLALAVCDRRGVLQCAESGFVELLLNQWPHWNGPQLPQPLELGGYEGKCLQVESTAVGDLFLLAARSRTLLPQLSPRENEVAQGFGDGKTYKEVARELGMSPNTVRHHIRAIYSKLGVKDKARIAQLLHAPPD from the coding sequence ATGAGTCGATCCCAAGCCCCTTCGTCGGGCCGCCTGCAAGCCTTCAGCGAGCTGGTCCTGGCCTTGCAGCAACTGGCCCAGAACAAGGACATCGAGCACCTGCACCCGCATGCCCTGGCCCGCATCGCCCGGTTGCTGCCCTTCGACAGTGCCTGGTGGGGGCGTTCGGCCCTGGTGGACGGCATACCGGACGAGCACAGCTGCTACCTGTACCGCCTGCCCCCCAGCTACCTGCCGGACTGGCAATCGATCCGCCACGTCGATGTCACGGTGCGCCGGGTCCACCAGGTCCCGGGGCGGGCGGTGATCGTCGACATGGCCGACCCGGACAATGGCGCCGGCCTCAACTGGCTGGGGCGCCTGTACAACATCGGCGAGCTGTTGTGCGTGGTGCACACCGATCCCCATACCCACCTGAGCAGCCACCTGGCCCTGTACCGCCAGCCCGGCGCGCCGCGCTTCAACGACGACGACCGCGAGCTGCTGGACAACCTGATGCTGCACCTGGTGGCAGCGGTCTCGGCCAACCAGATCCGCACCCTGGTCGCCACTCGCGAGCAGCTCACCCGACCGCGCAACCTGGCCCTGGCCGTGTGCGATCGACGGGGTGTGCTGCAATGCGCCGAAAGCGGCTTCGTCGAACTGCTGCTCAACCAATGGCCGCACTGGAACGGCCCGCAACTGCCGCAGCCGCTGGAGCTGGGTGGCTACGAAGGCAAATGCCTGCAGGTGGAATCCACGGCGGTGGGCGACCTGTTCCTGCTGGCCGCCCGCAGCCGCACCCTGCTGCCCCAGCTCAGTCCCCGGGAAAACGAAGTCGCCCAGGGTTTCGGCGACGGCAAGACCTACAAGGAAGTGGCGCGCGAGCTGGGCATGTCGCCCAACACCGTGCGCCATCACATCCGCGCCATCTACAGCAAGCTCGGGGTCAAGGACAAGGCCCGCATCGCCCAGTTGCTGCACGCCCCGCCCGACTGA
- the hpaC gene encoding 4-hydroxyphenylacetate 3-monooxygenase, reductase component encodes MSVLDPKQLAFRNAMAHMTAAVNVITSNGPAGRCGITATAVCSITDSPPTLMVCVNRNSALNPVFKGNGRLCVNILSGEHEELARHFAGMTGVAMDQRFGLHPWRDGLQALPVLESALASLQGRITEVQEIGTHSLMLVELDEISVQERGDSLVYFSRSFHRLPRPCQAA; translated from the coding sequence ATGTCCGTACTCGATCCCAAGCAACTTGCCTTTCGCAATGCCATGGCGCACATGACCGCAGCGGTCAACGTCATCACCAGCAACGGCCCGGCCGGGCGCTGCGGCATCACCGCCACCGCCGTGTGCTCGATCACCGACAGCCCGCCGACGCTGATGGTCTGCGTCAACCGCAACAGCGCCCTGAACCCGGTGTTCAAGGGCAATGGCCGGCTGTGCGTGAACATCCTCAGCGGCGAACACGAGGAACTGGCCCGGCACTTCGCCGGCATGACCGGCGTGGCCATGGACCAGCGCTTCGGCCTGCACCCCTGGCGCGACGGCCTGCAAGCCCTGCCGGTACTGGAAAGTGCCCTGGCCAGCCTGCAGGGGCGGATCACCGAGGTCCAGGAGATCGGCACCCACTCGCTGATGCTGGTGGAGCTCGACGAGATCAGCGTGCAGGAGCGCGGCGATTCGCTGGTGTACTTCAGCCGCAGCTTCCACCGCCTGCCCCGGCCCTGCCAGGCTGCCTGA